In Phacochoerus africanus isolate WHEZ1 chromosome 2, ROS_Pafr_v1, whole genome shotgun sequence, one DNA window encodes the following:
- the TMEM244 gene encoding transmembrane protein 244 isoform X1 yields MALQVRVAPSKVVLQNLLVCVILFYTVYYAVLGLCCVMLRVYELDVRAPFDFKTNPSWLNTNYKVLLVSTEVTYFVCGLLFVLVVEEWVWDYGISVTILHVTITSAVMLEFPLTSHWWAALGFGLISMICGGQTLAYCLFRDNFIYPDLEDF; encoded by the exons GTTGTTTTGCAGAACCTTCTCGTATGTGTTATCCTCTTCTACACTGTGTACTATGCGGTTCTGGGCCTGTGCTGCGTGATGCTCAG GGTGTATGAATTGGATGTCCGGGCACCATTTGATTTCAAAACAAATCCCTCCTGGCTCAACACAAATTATAAAG TTCTTTTAGTCTCAACAGAGGTCACCTACTTTGTTTGTGGATTGCTTTTCGTTCTGGTAGTGGAAGAATGGGTTTGGGATTATGGTATTTCAGTAACAATTCTTCATGTTACCATCACGTCAGCTg tTATGTTGGAATTCCCTTTGACATCGCATTGGTGGGCTGCTTtag GATTCGGCTTAATTTCAATGATATGTGGAGGCCAGACTTTAGCATACTGTTTGTTCAGAGACAATTTTATTTATCCAGATCTGGAGGATTTTTAA
- the TMEM244 gene encoding transmembrane protein 244 isoform X2: MALQVRVAPSKVVLQNLLVCVILFYTVYYAVLGLCCVMLRVYELDVRAPFDFKTNPSWLNTNYKVLLVSTEVTYFVCGLLFVLVVEEWVWDYGISVTILHVTITSAVMLEFPLTSHWWAALGGLQ; this comes from the exons GTTGTTTTGCAGAACCTTCTCGTATGTGTTATCCTCTTCTACACTGTGTACTATGCGGTTCTGGGCCTGTGCTGCGTGATGCTCAG GGTGTATGAATTGGATGTCCGGGCACCATTTGATTTCAAAACAAATCCCTCCTGGCTCAACACAAATTATAAAG TTCTTTTAGTCTCAACAGAGGTCACCTACTTTGTTTGTGGATTGCTTTTCGTTCTGGTAGTGGAAGAATGGGTTTGGGATTATGGTATTTCAGTAACAATTCTTCATGTTACCATCACGTCAGCTg tTATGTTGGAATTCCCTTTGACATCGCATTGGTGGGCTGCTTtag GAGGGTTGCAGTGA